The following coding sequences are from one Luteolibacter arcticus window:
- a CDS encoding lysophospholipid acyltransferase family protein, producing MAGNRSEVRESGKSTALGTVAGRLMQAWCATLRFEIIDRCALTQPGGIPGPVIYCLWHNRIFTMPAAWKKACGKHRQAVVLTSASHDGAALARAVGVFGIGSVRGSSSRRGVAALVAMRKALRENTDVCITPDGPRGPKHVIQPGIIKLAEASGAPIVPIHVEYSSCRELKTWDRFAIPAPGSKVRVIFDEALAVPGGLSEDDFETWRRRLEEIMLRGAAPTFDLR from the coding sequence ATGGCCGGCAATCGCTCCGAGGTCCGCGAAAGCGGCAAATCCACCGCGCTCGGCACCGTCGCTGGCCGCCTTATGCAGGCATGGTGCGCGACCCTTCGATTCGAGATCATCGACCGCTGTGCTCTCACCCAACCCGGCGGCATACCCGGCCCGGTCATCTATTGCCTGTGGCACAACCGCATCTTCACGATGCCCGCCGCCTGGAAGAAGGCTTGTGGCAAGCACCGCCAGGCCGTGGTTCTCACCAGTGCCAGCCACGACGGCGCAGCCCTCGCGAGGGCGGTCGGAGTCTTCGGCATCGGCTCGGTGCGCGGATCGTCGTCCCGCCGCGGGGTGGCCGCGCTGGTCGCCATGCGCAAGGCGCTGCGGGAAAACACCGACGTGTGCATCACCCCGGATGGCCCGCGTGGACCGAAACACGTGATCCAGCCCGGCATCATCAAGCTGGCCGAAGCCAGCGGAGCGCCGATTGTCCCGATCCATGTCGAGTATTCGTCCTGCCGCGAATTGAAAACCTGGGACCGTTTCGCGATCCCCGCCCCCGGCAGCAAGGTGCGCGTCATTTTCGACGAGGCGCTTGCCGTGCCCGGGGGGCTTTCCGAAGATGACTTCGAAACGTGGCGCCGCCGTCTCGAGGAGATCATGCTCCGCGGCGCCGCACCAACTTTCGACCTACGATGA
- a CDS encoding FGGY family carbohydrate kinase: MHFLGIEIGHAATRVVALDLEAATVAAEAVAAHTWVEGLPDGYREQDPASWISAADQAMRQVLETLGTTRGGVAGIGITAPTGGMVVLDENNRIVRPAKLGIDRSAQRQADEIAKAFGGAPGLIELCGNPVEAGSLAAQCLWLKQHEPYHFQRAARLMTPQDFIGYWLTGEAGIEAGSAATTGLFNVPQRKWSGELMEFIDSRVFDMLPPGISPMQPRGQLRPALCRSWGLPDGVIVAPGSGAAALAALAVGAAGNGAVVADLSADGSLSAVSDRPNVDFQGEAAILCDASGRWLTRMGMANAVSALELVRRHYGWSAADFEKALAGTEAGANGLLFLPYLRGEITPRLPDATGVLHGVTLDNFTPGNLARASAEGLALGFGYGFSRLRDLGFEPAGVRVSRDAGPAFHQLLADVFGVPVASVAVTGGSLLGAAMQAAVVYFRLNGESLGFDEIAGYIVTMDDSTRRDPDPQRHEFYQDLLARQQYLVETLHAGGFL; this comes from the coding sequence ATGCACTTCCTAGGAATTGAAATCGGCCACGCCGCCACTCGCGTGGTGGCACTGGATCTTGAAGCCGCGACCGTCGCGGCCGAAGCAGTGGCCGCCCACACATGGGTCGAGGGGCTGCCGGACGGCTATCGCGAGCAGGATCCCGCGTCGTGGATCTCCGCCGCCGACCAGGCGATGCGCCAGGTGCTCGAAACCCTCGGCACCACCCGCGGCGGAGTCGCAGGCATCGGCATCACCGCGCCGACCGGTGGAATGGTGGTGCTGGATGAAAACAATCGCATCGTCCGCCCGGCCAAGCTCGGCATCGACCGGTCCGCCCAGCGTCAGGCAGACGAAATCGCAAAAGCTTTCGGCGGTGCACCGGGACTCATCGAGCTGTGCGGCAATCCGGTCGAGGCCGGTTCGCTCGCTGCCCAGTGCCTGTGGCTGAAGCAGCACGAGCCCTATCATTTCCAACGCGCCGCGCGGCTGATGACGCCGCAGGATTTCATCGGCTACTGGCTGACCGGCGAGGCCGGCATCGAGGCGGGCTCGGCAGCGACCACCGGTCTCTTCAATGTCCCGCAGCGGAAATGGAGCGGCGAGCTGATGGAATTTATCGACAGCCGCGTCTTCGACATGCTGCCGCCGGGGATTTCCCCGATGCAGCCACGCGGGCAACTGCGCCCCGCGCTGTGCCGGTCGTGGGGTCTGCCGGATGGCGTTATCGTCGCACCGGGCTCGGGGGCCGCGGCCCTCGCCGCGCTCGCGGTCGGTGCCGCCGGCAATGGCGCCGTGGTCGCGGATCTCTCGGCGGATGGCTCGCTGTCCGCCGTGTCCGACCGCCCCAATGTCGATTTCCAAGGCGAAGCCGCCATCCTCTGCGATGCCTCCGGCCGCTGGCTCACCCGCATGGGCATGGCCAATGCCGTGTCCGCGCTGGAACTGGTCCGCCGCCACTACGGCTGGTCGGCCGCCGATTTCGAGAAAGCGCTCGCTGGCACCGAAGCCGGGGCGAACGGCCTGCTGTTCCTGCCGTATTTGCGCGGCGAGATCACGCCACGCCTCCCGGATGCGACCGGTGTTCTCCACGGCGTGACGCTCGACAATTTCACGCCGGGCAACCTCGCCCGGGCTTCCGCGGAAGGTCTCGCGCTGGGATTCGGCTACGGGTTCAGCCGCCTCCGCGACCTCGGCTTCGAGCCCGCGGGCGTGCGAGTCAGCCGCGATGCCGGGCCGGCCTTCCACCAACTCCTCGCCGATGTCTTCGGCGTGCCCGTCGCCTCGGTCGCCGTGACCGGCGGATCGTTGCTCGGCGCGGCGATGCAAGCGGCGGTGGTATATTTCCGGCTCAATGGCGAGTCGCTCGGCTTCGACGAGATCGCCGGCTACATCGTCACCATGGACGACTCCACCCGCCGCGATCCGGACCCGCAGCGGCACGAATTCTATCAGGACCTGCTGGCCCGCCAGCAGTACCTCGTCGAAACCCTCCATGCGGGAGGTTTCCTCTAA
- a CDS encoding efflux RND transporter periplasmic adaptor subunit, which translates to MIARTLPLLFVVYATAFAQEAITVRTVLPAPATEARTFDLPGRTEPVEQARIFSRATGTVRERPVDIGDRVKAGDTLAVIDIPDIDRELEAAKASVDQAVARAEIARSTSNRTAGLLNSQAVSKEEAEQRQASAAELEAGVRAAKAEVGRLEELQKFAVVKAPFQATISARRIDRGDFVRGDSATTSEWMFHIVRLNQLRFAVAATPDVAMRLSSDAEATVKFAELPGRAFPAKVSRSSNLFDTATGTMRVELLLENPDFTLPAGLTGTVAFKLKPAPGTFLLPNNTLVLRDGKSLVAVVEDGKMKMIDVLTGRNLGPQMEVTSAALKADSQVIVSPNAMLRPGDAVTASPLVVAGK; encoded by the coding sequence ATGATCGCCCGCACGCTTCCACTTCTCTTCGTCGTCTACGCCACAGCTTTCGCGCAGGAGGCAATTACGGTGCGTACCGTGCTTCCGGCTCCGGCGACCGAGGCCCGCACCTTCGACCTGCCCGGCCGCACCGAGCCGGTTGAGCAGGCGCGCATCTTCTCCCGCGCCACCGGCACGGTGAGAGAGCGTCCCGTCGATATCGGCGATCGCGTCAAGGCCGGCGACACGCTCGCGGTGATCGACATTCCCGACATCGACCGTGAGCTGGAAGCCGCGAAGGCCTCGGTCGATCAAGCGGTGGCTCGCGCCGAGATCGCCCGGAGCACTTCCAACCGCACGGCTGGCCTGCTGAATTCGCAGGCCGTATCGAAGGAAGAGGCCGAGCAGCGGCAGGCTTCCGCCGCCGAGTTGGAGGCCGGGGTGCGCGCCGCCAAGGCCGAGGTGGGTCGGTTGGAAGAGCTGCAGAAGTTCGCCGTGGTGAAGGCTCCCTTCCAAGCGACCATCTCCGCGAGGCGCATCGACCGCGGTGACTTCGTGCGCGGCGACTCCGCCACTACCAGCGAGTGGATGTTCCACATCGTGCGGCTGAACCAGCTCCGCTTTGCCGTGGCCGCGACGCCTGATGTGGCGATGCGGCTTTCCTCCGACGCCGAAGCGACGGTGAAATTCGCCGAACTCCCCGGCCGCGCCTTTCCTGCGAAAGTCAGCCGCTCCAGCAATCTCTTCGACACCGCCACCGGCACCATGCGCGTCGAGCTGTTGTTAGAGAATCCGGACTTCACCCTGCCCGCGGGTCTCACCGGCACGGTGGCCTTCAAGCTGAAGCCCGCGCCGGGCACGTTTCTGCTACCGAACAACACGCTCGTCCTGCGCGACGGCAAGTCGCTGGTGGCCGTGGTGGAAGACGGCAAGATGAAGATGATCGACGTGCTGACCGGTCGCAATCTCGGCCCGCAGATGGAAGTCACGTCTGCCGCCTTGAAAGCGGACAGCCAGGTCATCGTCAGCCCGAATGCGATGCTGCGGCCCGGGGACGCCGTCACTGCGAGCCCGCTGGTGGTGGCAGGAAAATAA
- a CDS encoding iron-sulfur cluster assembly scaffold protein, whose translation MSDFEEKVREALSSPKNQGELADADAVGTVGSPDCGDMLRMWLKFTEKDGKKVIDRASFQSFGCQTAIAVASMATELLKGKTAEEARELSANELTGDLGPLPPMKIHCGQLVEGALKNALDQTPAEAPKLVGATISEAMKQPAGKIRIVPLE comes from the coding sequence GTGAGCGATTTCGAAGAAAAAGTCCGCGAGGCACTTTCGTCACCGAAGAACCAGGGCGAACTCGCCGACGCGGATGCCGTCGGCACGGTCGGCTCGCCCGACTGCGGCGACATGCTGCGGATGTGGCTGAAATTCACCGAAAAAGACGGCAAGAAGGTGATCGACCGGGCGTCGTTCCAGTCCTTCGGCTGCCAGACCGCGATCGCCGTGGCCTCGATGGCGACCGAACTTCTCAAGGGCAAGACCGCCGAGGAGGCACGCGAGCTTTCCGCCAACGAGCTGACCGGCGACCTGGGACCACTGCCGCCGATGAAGATCCATTGCGGCCAACTCGTGGAGGGCGCGCTAAAGAACGCGCTCGACCAGACGCCGGCCGAAGCGCCGAAATTGGTGGGGGCGACCATCTCGGAAGCCATGAAGCAGCCAGCTGGGAAGATCCGGATCGTGCCGTTGGAGTAA
- the folD gene encoding bifunctional methylenetetrahydrofolate dehydrogenase/methenyltetrahydrofolate cyclohydrolase FolD, with the protein MSSVIDGKAVAAAVLEECRSEVAELKARGITPGLSVVLVGDDPASHVYVGSKVRTCGDLGIYSRKIVLPAETTQEELLAVVHELNADPAIHGILVQSPPPKHIDEEAIIRALDPRKDVDGFHPENVAKLVLEDKTGFVPCTPAGSMRLLAAAGIKTAGAEAVVIGRSMIVGKPMALLLMAKGSDATVTVAHSRSKDLPAICRRADIVVAAVGRPEMVKADWVKEGAVVIDVGINRIDDATKKSGYRLVGDVAYDEVAPKCTAITPVPGGVGPMTIAMLMKNTLQAARQLG; encoded by the coding sequence ATGAGTTCCGTAATTGATGGCAAAGCCGTGGCCGCCGCCGTGCTCGAAGAGTGCCGCAGCGAAGTCGCCGAACTGAAGGCCCGCGGCATCACGCCCGGACTCTCCGTCGTGCTGGTGGGCGACGACCCTGCCTCGCACGTCTATGTCGGCTCGAAGGTCCGCACCTGCGGCGACCTCGGCATCTACTCGCGGAAGATCGTTTTGCCCGCCGAGACCACGCAGGAAGAACTCCTCGCCGTGGTCCACGAGCTGAACGCCGACCCGGCCATCCACGGCATCCTCGTGCAAAGCCCGCCGCCCAAACACATCGACGAAGAAGCCATCATCCGCGCGCTCGACCCGCGCAAGGATGTCGATGGCTTCCATCCCGAGAACGTCGCCAAGCTCGTGCTCGAGGATAAAACCGGCTTTGTCCCCTGCACTCCCGCCGGCAGCATGCGCCTGCTCGCCGCCGCCGGGATCAAGACCGCCGGAGCGGAAGCCGTGGTCATCGGCCGCAGCATGATCGTCGGCAAGCCGATGGCCCTGCTGCTCATGGCGAAGGGCTCGGACGCCACCGTCACCGTCGCGCATTCCCGCAGCAAGGATCTGCCCGCCATCTGCCGCCGCGCCGACATTGTCGTCGCCGCCGTAGGCCGCCCGGAAATGGTCAAGGCCGACTGGGTGAAAGAAGGTGCCGTGGTCATCGACGTCGGCATCAACCGCATCGACGACGCGACCAAGAAGAGTGGCTACCGCCTCGTCGGTGACGTCGCTTACGACGAAGTCGCGCCGAAGTGCACCGCAATCACCCCGGTCCCCGGCGGCGTCGGCCCCATGACGATTGCGATGCTGATGAAGAACACGCTGCAGGCGGCCCGGCAACTCGGTTAG
- a CDS encoding tetratricopeptide repeat protein, which produces MASLLFVPLILGTSSCRKESPSAPANPPAATTEADKPPSPEAAEEDKEPSATNSSPSARDQIAAAAKDGDREKLRGNWSTGSLVDELERRGFLGELDAAAKARAKAAIDEHFDLLASYLEKRIGETHRPYMTTVVPPEIHLHVERTRQNDGSRDTVIRYWFREHDGRMQLVDCEDVMLGYRASTLILGLVAPADRPWRQPLLDLMAKISQADTQSTFELSVTVADEVEALLAANPPDDLKAFALKLKAERLIAQGKPADALKVIKDFASLEPKSPWADFLRGLALMNLHRSFEAITAFNRYGTTAGWDATAHDYIAWCHFSEGDEKSALAHAKQGLELNKNAIGCLVTAVCASKPADVAGLAGYFKASFDAENTYEYVMDQVIRMRDPSVAKALFGLLEKELPKSKLIATYRKKLGESQEQ; this is translated from the coding sequence TTGGCCTCCCTTCTTTTCGTCCCGCTCATCCTCGGCACCTCCTCCTGCCGGAAGGAATCTCCATCCGCGCCGGCGAATCCGCCCGCGGCAACGACGGAAGCCGACAAACCCCCGAGTCCCGAAGCTGCGGAGGAAGACAAGGAACCTTCCGCCACTAATTCGTCGCCCAGCGCTCGCGACCAAATCGCCGCCGCGGCAAAGGACGGAGACCGCGAAAAACTTCGCGGCAACTGGTCCACTGGATCCTTGGTCGATGAGCTGGAGCGGCGCGGCTTTCTCGGTGAACTGGATGCCGCCGCGAAGGCCCGTGCGAAGGCAGCGATCGATGAGCACTTCGACCTGCTGGCGTCCTATCTTGAAAAGCGCATCGGTGAAACCCACCGACCGTACATGACGACCGTGGTTCCCCCGGAGATTCATTTGCACGTGGAGCGCACCCGGCAGAACGATGGCTCGCGCGACACCGTCATCCGCTACTGGTTCCGCGAGCACGATGGCCGCATGCAATTGGTGGACTGCGAGGACGTGATGCTCGGTTATCGGGCGTCCACGCTGATCCTCGGTCTCGTGGCCCCCGCCGACCGCCCATGGCGACAGCCCTTGCTGGACCTGATGGCCAAGATCAGCCAAGCGGACACCCAAAGCACGTTCGAGTTGTCGGTCACGGTCGCCGACGAGGTCGAAGCCCTGCTCGCCGCCAATCCGCCGGACGACCTTAAAGCCTTTGCCCTCAAGCTGAAGGCCGAGCGGCTGATCGCGCAGGGCAAGCCGGCCGACGCGCTCAAGGTGATCAAGGATTTCGCTTCACTCGAGCCGAAATCCCCGTGGGCTGACTTCCTGCGCGGTCTCGCCCTGATGAATCTCCACCGTAGCTTCGAGGCGATCACCGCTTTCAATCGCTACGGCACGACGGCCGGTTGGGATGCCACCGCGCATGATTACATCGCGTGGTGTCACTTCTCCGAAGGAGACGAGAAATCGGCGCTGGCCCACGCGAAGCAAGGCCTTGAGCTGAACAAGAACGCCATTGGCTGCCTCGTCACGGCTGTCTGTGCAAGCAAGCCCGCGGACGTCGCCGGACTCGCTGGATACTTCAAGGCCAGCTTCGACGCCGAGAACACCTACGAATACGTGATGGATCAGGTCATCCGCATGCGGGACCCGTCTGTTGCAAAGGCGCTCTTCGGGTTGCTCGAGAAGGAACTTCCGAAGAGCAAGCTGATCGCCACCTATCGGAAGAAGCTGGGCGAAAGCCAGGAACAGTAG
- a CDS encoding efflux RND transporter permease subunit: protein MWIVLFALRYKYTIGVLGILILLFGVLSARRMSTDILPRVDSPEITIVWSYGGLSAAEMASKISSFSEIATLNNVDDLLEARSETSNGIGLVKLKFQPYVDINTALAQTTSVSQTIIRRMPPGTTPPLIVRTSPSSVPIVQMVISSDSMTGGQLFDYARLTLRAALQTVPGMRISLPYGGAARQVMVDLNPEALNAFDISAAEVNAAVGRQNLTLPSGSLREGGRELPVELNASPENIQGFLDLPIRSVEGRTILLRDLANVRDGEAVSSNIARLNGQNAVMISILKLGNASTVDIIDGIMERMPEIRASAPPGMAIEPIFDQSVFVRAAVKGVEHEIFLVGGLVAAVVLLFLGSWRSTLIVLTSIPLALLCSIIGLSLVGATFNLMTLGGLSLAIGILVDNALVEIENIKRQIALGKSVKQAIIDGAREVAFPEFVSTISICIVFLPIFLLSGTASYVFRPLALAVVFAMIASYLLARTLVPTLASIILPAEAAAEKKREGKPPRGLGLIHHGIERGVDKLAEFQGGILRFLMRWKVVILIPVLIAAAIGVFSALHSGREFFPKTDAGLIRLFVRIPSGIRVEDTAREMADIQREIRAVIPADELQFVVENIGAPSSVNQAWVETTSISSSDGEILVQLQGDHGPSVGYEEKIREMLKTKFPGVQAFFRPADATSQTLASGAPTTFEVRFMGRDVPGNLALAKQLREDFAKVRGAVDVTLREVLDQPGYAIRVDRARAATFGITQQDAANAMLAALGSGGSVAPNYWSDPSTGAAYDVQVIAPPSNLVSVEQLLNLPIRPSAGAGLPVPLRAFATVVEKRAPASVSRTTLQPTFTVVANASGRDLGSLTTELEGMLAGFRKQQKPGNKIELTGQAALMKSAYSELIGGLGLAAVLVFLVMVVNFQSWTLPFVAISGLPVAVSGALFGLWVTGTPLSVPALMGIIMVVGVSTANSVLVSSFARDRFDEGETAMDAAIEAATTRLRPVMMTALAMILGVIPMALGHAEGGEQNAPLGRAVIGGLLFGTMASLFIVPVAFAFVRARFHPKKDEGEEALESTAIPEPS, encoded by the coding sequence ATGTGGATCGTTCTTTTTGCACTCCGTTATAAGTATACCATCGGCGTCCTAGGCATCCTGATCCTGCTCTTCGGAGTGTTGTCGGCGCGCCGCATGTCCACCGACATCCTGCCGCGCGTCGATAGCCCGGAGATCACCATTGTCTGGAGCTACGGCGGCCTGAGCGCGGCCGAAATGGCCTCGAAGATCTCGTCTTTCTCGGAGATTGCCACGCTCAACAACGTCGATGACCTGCTCGAAGCGCGCTCCGAGACTTCGAATGGAATCGGCCTAGTGAAGCTGAAGTTCCAGCCCTACGTCGATATCAATACGGCGCTGGCGCAGACGACCTCGGTGTCACAGACGATCATCCGCCGGATGCCGCCGGGCACCACGCCGCCGCTGATCGTCCGCACCAGTCCCTCCAGCGTGCCGATCGTGCAGATGGTGATTTCGTCGGACTCGATGACCGGCGGCCAGCTCTTCGACTACGCGCGGCTGACGCTGCGCGCGGCCCTGCAAACCGTGCCCGGGATGCGGATCTCGCTGCCCTATGGCGGCGCGGCGCGGCAGGTGATGGTCGATCTCAATCCCGAAGCGCTGAATGCCTTCGACATCTCGGCGGCCGAGGTGAATGCCGCGGTGGGTCGGCAGAATCTTACGCTGCCGTCAGGATCATTGCGCGAGGGTGGACGTGAGCTGCCGGTGGAACTGAATGCCAGCCCGGAGAATATCCAGGGCTTCCTCGACCTGCCGATCCGCTCGGTGGAGGGACGCACCATCTTGCTTCGCGACTTGGCAAACGTCCGGGACGGCGAGGCGGTCAGCTCTAACATCGCGCGGCTCAATGGCCAGAACGCGGTGATGATTTCCATCCTCAAGCTCGGCAATGCGTCCACCGTGGACATCATCGACGGGATCATGGAACGCATGCCGGAGATCCGCGCGTCAGCACCTCCGGGAATGGCCATCGAGCCGATCTTCGACCAGTCGGTCTTCGTTCGTGCGGCGGTGAAGGGTGTGGAGCATGAGATCTTTCTCGTCGGCGGTCTCGTCGCCGCAGTGGTGCTGCTGTTCCTCGGGTCCTGGCGGTCCACTTTGATCGTGCTGACTTCGATTCCGCTGGCGCTGCTGTGCTCGATCATCGGCCTGAGTCTCGTTGGCGCGACCTTCAATCTGATGACCCTCGGCGGTCTTTCGCTGGCCATCGGTATCCTGGTGGATAACGCGCTGGTCGAGATCGAGAACATCAAGCGCCAGATCGCACTCGGGAAGAGCGTGAAGCAGGCGATCATCGACGGTGCCCGCGAGGTGGCCTTCCCGGAGTTCGTCTCCACGATCTCGATCTGCATCGTCTTCCTGCCGATCTTCCTGCTCAGCGGCACGGCGTCTTATGTGTTCCGTCCGCTCGCGCTGGCGGTGGTGTTCGCGATGATCGCGAGCTATCTGTTAGCCCGGACGCTGGTGCCGACCCTCGCCTCGATTATCCTGCCGGCGGAGGCCGCTGCGGAGAAGAAGCGCGAGGGCAAGCCACCGCGCGGCTTGGGGCTGATTCATCACGGTATCGAACGCGGGGTGGACAAGCTGGCAGAGTTTCAAGGTGGCATCCTGCGGTTCCTGATGCGCTGGAAAGTCGTGATCCTGATCCCGGTGCTGATTGCCGCGGCGATCGGCGTTTTCTCCGCGCTCCACTCGGGTCGCGAGTTCTTCCCGAAGACGGATGCGGGCCTGATCCGCCTGTTTGTTAGGATTCCCAGCGGCATCCGGGTGGAAGACACCGCGCGCGAGATGGCGGATATCCAGCGCGAGATCCGGGCGGTGATCCCCGCGGATGAGTTGCAATTCGTGGTGGAGAATATCGGTGCACCCTCCTCGGTGAACCAGGCGTGGGTCGAGACGACTTCCATCAGCTCCTCCGACGGTGAAATCCTCGTGCAACTCCAGGGCGATCACGGGCCGAGCGTCGGCTATGAAGAGAAGATCCGCGAGATGCTGAAGACGAAGTTCCCCGGCGTACAGGCGTTCTTCCGGCCCGCGGATGCGACCAGCCAGACGCTTGCGTCCGGCGCACCGACCACCTTTGAAGTCCGTTTCATGGGCCGCGATGTTCCCGGAAACCTGGCGCTTGCGAAGCAACTGCGCGAGGACTTCGCGAAGGTTCGTGGCGCGGTGGACGTGACCTTGCGCGAGGTGCTCGATCAGCCCGGATATGCGATCCGCGTCGATCGTGCGCGGGCCGCGACCTTCGGCATCACGCAGCAGGATGCGGCGAATGCCATGCTCGCCGCGCTCGGCAGCGGTGGCTCGGTCGCGCCGAACTACTGGTCGGACCCCTCGACCGGTGCGGCTTACGACGTGCAGGTGATCGCGCCGCCGTCGAACCTCGTTAGCGTGGAGCAACTCCTCAACCTGCCAATCCGCCCCTCCGCCGGTGCTGGCCTGCCGGTTCCGCTGCGTGCCTTCGCGACCGTGGTGGAAAAGCGCGCTCCGGCGAGCGTCTCACGCACCACCCTGCAGCCGACCTTCACGGTCGTTGCGAATGCCTCGGGCCGTGACCTCGGCAGCTTGACCACGGAGCTGGAAGGCATGCTTGCCGGGTTCCGCAAGCAACAGAAGCCCGGCAACAAGATCGAGCTGACCGGCCAGGCGGCCTTGATGAAGTCCGCCTATTCCGAACTCATCGGCGGCCTCGGACTCGCGGCCGTGCTGGTGTTTCTCGTGATGGTCGTGAACTTCCAGTCGTGGACGCTGCCCTTCGTGGCGATCAGCGGCCTGCCGGTGGCGGTGTCGGGCGCGCTCTTCGGTCTGTGGGTCACCGGCACGCCGCTCAGCGTGCCCGCGCTGATGGGCATCATCATGGTGGTCGGCGTCTCCACCGCGAATAGCGTGCTGGTGAGCAGCTTCGCCCGCGACCGCTTCGACGAGGGCGAGACCGCGATGGATGCCGCCATCGAAGCCGCCACCACCCGACTGCGACCGGTGATGATGACCGCGCTCGCGATGATCCTTGGCGTGATCCCGATGGCGCTCGGCCACGCCGAAGGCGGTGAACAAAATGCCCCGCTGGGCCGCGCGGTGATCGGCGGCTTGCTCTTCGGCACCATGGCCTCGCTGTTCATCGTGCCGGTTGCGTTCGCCTTCGTGCGCGCCAGATTTCATCCGAAGAAAGACGAGGGCGAGGAAGCTCTCGAATCCACCGCCATTCCCGAGCCGTCATGA
- a CDS encoding 3-keto-disaccharide hydrolase: MKSIALLSLLFVAPALAEPVALFNGKDLAGWTADVPEADKKPDISPSFIIRDGNLVSLGKPLGHLVTEKEFGDYKLTVEYRFPGKGGNCGVLIHASKPRALYGMFPQSIEVQMQSGNAGDFWCIEENIEVPDMEKRRPHKEGQKFGGGANDARNIKNLTDDSEKPLGEWNTMVITCKGDAVTVTVNGTEVNSGTKSTATKGKIALQAEGTEVEFRKVELEPLK; this comes from the coding sequence ATGAAATCCATCGCACTGCTTTCCCTCCTCTTCGTCGCACCCGCTCTCGCGGAACCGGTCGCTCTTTTCAATGGCAAGGACCTCGCCGGCTGGACCGCCGATGTGCCGGAAGCCGACAAGAAGCCCGATATCTCGCCGAGCTTCATCATACGCGATGGCAATCTCGTCTCGCTCGGCAAGCCGCTCGGCCATCTGGTCACCGAAAAGGAATTCGGGGACTACAAGCTCACGGTGGAGTACCGCTTCCCCGGCAAGGGCGGCAACTGCGGCGTGCTCATCCACGCCTCGAAGCCGCGCGCGCTCTATGGCATGTTCCCGCAGTCGATCGAAGTGCAGATGCAGTCGGGCAATGCGGGTGACTTCTGGTGCATCGAGGAAAACATCGAGGTGCCGGACATGGAAAAGCGCCGTCCGCACAAGGAAGGTCAGAAATTTGGCGGCGGAGCGAACGACGCGCGCAACATCAAGAACCTGACCGACGATTCCGAAAAGCCGCTCGGCGAATGGAACACCATGGTCATCACCTGCAAGGGCGACGCCGTGACGGTGACCGTGAATGGCACCGAGGTGAATTCGGGCACCAAGTCCACCGCCACGAAAGGCAAGATCGCCCTCCAAGCCGAGGGCACCGAGGTCGAGTTCCGCAAGGTGGAGCTGGAACCGCTCAAGTGA